The Dietzia sp. ANT_WB102 region GATGTGCCCGTGGTCGATTCGCTCCCAGCGGGCCGGGGCCGAGGGATCGCCGCCCGCGTCGCCGCGGGTCTCGTTCGTGAAGCCCCCGAAGGGCACACCCTCCGTGGGATTGGCCAGGCGCCACGAGTCGTAACTGCCGTCGAATCGCACGGTCGAGACGTGATCGACGGTGCCGTCGCCGTCGGCATCGGTGAACACGGTCAGTCCCCGGTCGTCGCCGAGGGTGACCGCCTCCATGAAGCCGTCGCCGTCCAGATCGGCCTCGGGGGACCCCAGGT contains the following coding sequences:
- a CDS encoding DUF6802 family protein, with product MTDPLFSSDSFAPAPDVCGLQGAPLAEASSLGLHVPVGEDVLDLGSPEADLDGDGFMEAVTLGDDRGLTVFTDADGDGTVDHVSTVRFDGSYDSWRLANPTEGVPFGGFTNETRGDAGGDPSAPARWERIDHGHI